Proteins encoded within one genomic window of Cucumis sativus cultivar 9930 chromosome 3, Cucumber_9930_V3, whole genome shotgun sequence:
- the LOC101203254 gene encoding uncharacterized protein At4g06598 isoform X2: MANSKGSSNVRSFMSSGKHALLPPKSPFPSVSPSYTEYVPNTVIGAKAVQRPRDGNIYHQRTSSESILIEEQPSWLDDLLNEPETPVRRVGHRRSSSDSFAYTDAANVNFDSIMQEEFRYANAVPGHSWLSQEFDHQRDARHASFYTEPNVTKQKNRVWESSLSTMNNPIALHSPRETIGIHTSGPLSTPQEADGLPSTASEKQDPVESGSHDPKVASDRKDTSHGKSTVSDTENKRAKQQFAQRSRVRKLQYIAELERKVQALQAEGTEVSAELEFLNQQNLILSMENKALKQRLENLAQEQLIKYYKFIFQKMGLSSWVLEDDAE; encoded by the exons ATGGCAAATTCTAAAGGGTCATCCAACGTTAGAAGCTTTATGAGTTCTGGGAAACATGCACTACTTCCTCCTAAAAGTCCATTTCCTAGTGTTTCTCCATCATATACTGAATATGTTCCTAATACTGTAATTGGAGCAAAAGCTGTTCAGAGACCAAGAGATGGTAACATCTATCATCAAAGAACTTCTTCCGAAAGTATTTTAATAGAGGAGCAGCCTTCTTGGCTTGATGATCTTCTCAATGAGCCAGAGACCCCTGTTCGCAGAGTTGGTCATCGACGTTCATCAAGTGATTCCTTTGCATATACGGATGCTGCTAATGTAAATTTTGATAGTATTATGCAAGAAGAATTTAGATATGCAAATGCAGTTCCTGGACACTCTTGGTTATCACAAGAATTTGATCATCAGAGAGATGCAAGGCATGCTTCATTCTATACTGAACCGAATGTAACAAAACAGAAGAATAGGGTGTGGGAGTCTTCTTTATCTACCATGAATAATCCCATTGCCCTTCACTCTCCTAGGGAGACCATAGGTATTCATACCTCAGGACCATTAAGCACTCCGCAGGAAGCAGATGGTTTGCCTTCTACAGCAAGTGAGAAACAGGATCCAGTTGAGTCTGGTTCACACGATCCAAAAGTCGCTTCTGACAGGAAGGATACTTCTCATGGAAAATCAACTGTGTCTGATACCGAAAATAAACGTGCCAAACA GCAATTTGCTCAGCGTTCAAGGGTTCGGAAACTTCAATATATAGCTGAGCTTGAAAGGAAAGTACAAGCTTTGCAG GCAGAGGGCACTGAGGTCTCAGCTGAGCTTGAGTTTCTCAACCAGCAAAATCTTATTCTTAGCATGGAAAATAAAGCCCTCAAGCAGCGGTTGGAGAATTTAGCTCAAGAGCAGCTAATTAAATACT ATAAGTTTATCTTCCAAAAGATGGGTTTATCTTCCTGGGTTTTGGAAGATGACGCTGAATAG
- the LOC101203254 gene encoding uncharacterized protein At4g06598 isoform X1, translating into MANSKGSSNVRSFMSSGKHALLPPKSPFPSVSPSYTEYVPNTVIGAKAVQRPRDGNIYHQRTSSESILIEEQPSWLDDLLNEPETPVRRVGHRRSSSDSFAYTDAANVNFDSIMQEEFRYANAVPGHSWLSQEFDHQRDARHASFYTEPNVTKQKNRVWESSLSTMNNPIALHSPRETIGIHTSGPLSTPQEADGLPSTASEKQDPVESGSHDPKVASDRKDTSHGKSTVSDTENKRAKQQFAQRSRVRKLQYIAELERKVQALQAEGTEVSAELEFLNQQNLILSMENKALKQRLENLAQEQLIKYLEQEVLEREIGRLRTVHQQHQQQQQPQQLRPSSSHRRTSSKDLDNQFANLSLKQKDSGSSRDSVTGPVRS; encoded by the exons ATGGCAAATTCTAAAGGGTCATCCAACGTTAGAAGCTTTATGAGTTCTGGGAAACATGCACTACTTCCTCCTAAAAGTCCATTTCCTAGTGTTTCTCCATCATATACTGAATATGTTCCTAATACTGTAATTGGAGCAAAAGCTGTTCAGAGACCAAGAGATGGTAACATCTATCATCAAAGAACTTCTTCCGAAAGTATTTTAATAGAGGAGCAGCCTTCTTGGCTTGATGATCTTCTCAATGAGCCAGAGACCCCTGTTCGCAGAGTTGGTCATCGACGTTCATCAAGTGATTCCTTTGCATATACGGATGCTGCTAATGTAAATTTTGATAGTATTATGCAAGAAGAATTTAGATATGCAAATGCAGTTCCTGGACACTCTTGGTTATCACAAGAATTTGATCATCAGAGAGATGCAAGGCATGCTTCATTCTATACTGAACCGAATGTAACAAAACAGAAGAATAGGGTGTGGGAGTCTTCTTTATCTACCATGAATAATCCCATTGCCCTTCACTCTCCTAGGGAGACCATAGGTATTCATACCTCAGGACCATTAAGCACTCCGCAGGAAGCAGATGGTTTGCCTTCTACAGCAAGTGAGAAACAGGATCCAGTTGAGTCTGGTTCACACGATCCAAAAGTCGCTTCTGACAGGAAGGATACTTCTCATGGAAAATCAACTGTGTCTGATACCGAAAATAAACGTGCCAAACA GCAATTTGCTCAGCGTTCAAGGGTTCGGAAACTTCAATATATAGCTGAGCTTGAAAGGAAAGTACAAGCTTTGCAG GCAGAGGGCACTGAGGTCTCAGCTGAGCTTGAGTTTCTCAACCAGCAAAATCTTATTCTTAGCATGGAAAATAAAGCCCTCAAGCAGCGGTTGGAGAATTTAGCTCAAGAGCAGCTAATTAAATACT TGGAGCAGGAAGTACTGGAGAGGGAAATTGGAAGGTTAAGAACTGTGCACCAGCAGCAtcagcagcagcaacaaccGCAACAACTACGACCTTCTTCGAGTCATCGACGTACTTCGAGCAAAGACCTTGACAATCAATTTGCTAACCTTTCATTGAAGCAAAAGGATTCTGGTTCAAGTCGTGACTCGGTAACAGGTCCAGTGCGCAGTTAG
- the LOC101210777 gene encoding COBRA-like protein 6 has translation MENQFFSIFQRNPCWDQRFIVFPLIFLSLTCSFSPSYGYDSLDPYANITITWDFLVENGDTYDVRVSLYNFQLFRHVELPGWKLGWSWKGEEVIWGMWGAETTQQGNCSKYVGRELPHCCEKKPEIVDLMPGAPYKLQVANCCKAGVLSSMRQESSNSGAAFQMNVGKSSGKDVDSKMPANFTLGLPGYTCSEPFQVPPTKFSKDGGRRWMQVLETWNVTCVYSQFRSSPTPGCCVSLSSFYNSTIVPCPQCSCGCQGLKGTKCVKSGEAPSVLQLPHEHNTAEVEALVRCSQHMCPIRVHWHVKQSYTQYWRVKITITNLNFAKNYSDWNLVVMHPNLRNITQVFSFNYSPLNQYGNINDTGMFWGIHFYNDLLLTSGERGNVQTEILLQKDSEIFTFREGWAFPRRIMFNGDECVMPPPDQYPRLPNKAHRSMTAPLVVFFFLFLSLSL, from the exons ATGGAGAACCagtttttttccatttttcaacgAAACCCATGTTGGGATCAAAGGTTTATAGTCTTTCCTTTgatcttcctctctctcactTGCTCCTTCTCACCTTCCT ATGGATATGATTCATTGGACCCTTATGCTAACATTACAATCACTTGGGATTTCTTGGTAGAGAATGGGGACACTTATGAT GTGAGGGTTTCATTGTACAATTTCCAACTGTTTCGCCATGTGGAGCTGCCTGGTTGGAAACTTGGGTGGTCATGGAAAGGTGAGGAGGTTATATGGGGTATGTGGGGAGCAGAGACTACTCAACAAGGAAATTGCTCCAAATACGTAGGCAGAGAGCTTCCTCATTGTTGTGAGAAGAAGCCGGAAATTGTTGATCTAATGCCGGGAGCTCCTTATAAGTTGCAAGTGGCCAATTGCTGTAAAGCAGGTGTTCTATCTTCCATGAGACAAGAGTCTTCCAATTCTGGAGCTGCCTTCCAAATGAATGTTGGGAAGTCTTCTGGAAAGGATGTAGATAGCAAAATGCCAGCAAATTTCACACTGGGGCTTCCTGGATATACTTGTAGTGAACCATTTCAAGTCCCTCCAACCAAGTTCAGTAAGGATGGTGGTCGCCGGTGGATGCAAGTTCTAG AAACATGGAATGTGACCTGTGTTTACTCTCAATTCCGATCATCACCGACACCGGGGTGCTGCGTTTCATTGTCATCCTTCTACAACAGCACCATTGTCCCTTGCCCTCAGTGCAGCTGTGGTTGCCAAGGGCTAAAGGGAACAAAATGTGTCAA gTCAGGTGAAGCTCCTTCAGTGTTGCAACTTCCACATGAACACAACACTGCTGAAGTAGAAGCATTGGTGAGGTGTTCACAGCACATGTGCCCAATAAGGGTGCATTGGCATGTGAAACAGAGTTATACACAGTATTGGAGGGTAAAGATAACAATcacaaatctaaattttgctaAGAATTACTCTGATTGGAACTTAGTAGTAATGCATCCCAATTTGCGGAATATTACTCAAGTTTTCAGCTTCAACTACAGCCCCCTCAATCAGTATGGTAACATCA ATGACACGGGGATGTTTTGGGGGATACACTTCTACAATGACTTATTACTCACATCAGGAGAGAGAGGGAATGTCCAAACAGAAATTCTTCTCCAAAAAGATTCAGAAATTTTCACTTTCAGAGAAGGATGGGCATTTCCAAGAAGAATTATGTTCAATGGGGATGAATGTGTAATGCCACCTCCAGACCAATATCCAAGGCTCCCAAATAAAGCACACAGGAGCATGACAGCCCCATTggtagttttcttcttcttgtttctttctctATCATTATGA